In Coffea eugenioides isolate CCC68of unplaced genomic scaffold, Ceug_1.0 ScVebR1_2089;HRSCAF=3053, whole genome shotgun sequence, the following proteins share a genomic window:
- the LOC113756219 gene encoding CASP-like protein 5B2, producing the protein MKELIGSPGTVCGLLLRIGQCIFGAASIGVMVSAYGFSNYTAFCYLIASMGLQVLWSLGLACLDVYALRIKRDLRNPVLVSLFVVGDWVTATLSLAAACSSAGIAVLYAKDLKYCKGPMQPSCSKFELSIVLSFITWCLIAVSSHVMFWILASV; encoded by the exons ATGAAGGAGTTGATAGGGAGTCCGGGGACTGTTTGTGGGTTGTTATTAAGGATAGGGCAATGTATATTTGGAGCTGCATCCATTGGAGTTATGGTCTCTGCTTATGGGTTTTCCAACTACACTGCGTTCTG CTATTTGATTGCATCGATGGGGCTTCAAGTTTTGTGGAGCCTTGGACTAGCATGTCTTGATGTCTATGCTTTGAGGATAAAGAGAGACCTTCGAAATCCTGTTTTAGTGAGCCTGTTCGTTGTTGGCGATTGG GTGACAGCTACTCTATCACTTGCAGCAGCATGCTCATCAGCTGGGATAGCAGTTTTGTATGCCAAAGACTTGAAATACTGTAAGGGCCCAATGCAACCTTCCTGTAGCAAATTTGAACTCTCCATTGTTCTGTCTTTCATCACTTGGTGTCTGATCGCTGTATCTTCTCATGTAATGTTCTGGATACTAGCCTCAGTTTAG
- the LOC113756220 gene encoding uncharacterized protein LOC113756220 → MEGLIPLVYRAIMQYKNGQQAMMGSWMNESPSASYMRLPGDSGRFQMPDIQLFRPDCAFPASASSPSSSATKRMLSAAVQSPGCHLTPRRAVK, encoded by the coding sequence ATGGAGGGCTTAATTCCACTAGTATACAGAGCTATAATGCAGTACAAGAATGGCCAACAAGCGATGATGGGTTCATGGATGAATGAATCACCTTCTGCTTCCTACATGAGATTGCCAGGTGATTCGGGCCGCTTCCAAATGCCTGATATTCAGCTTTTCAGACCAGACTGTGCCTTCCCCGCCTCCGCGTCATCACCTTCTTCCTCTGCCACCAAAAGAATGCTCTCCGCCGCTGTTCAATCACCTGGCTGTCATCTGACTCCCCGCCGTGCCGTCAAGTGA
- the LOC113756218 gene encoding LOW QUALITY PROTEIN: wall-associated receptor kinase-like 20 (The sequence of the model RefSeq protein was modified relative to this genomic sequence to represent the inferred CDS: inserted 1 base in 1 codon; deleted 1 base in 1 codon): protein MATLGAILQLILCGIVAYERRQLLKRRAKKXLVKEREEILNAKSNGKSAKIFTGKEIKRATNNFSKDNLLGYGGFGEVFRGTLDDGTIAAVKRAKPGNMKGIVQLLNEVRILCQVNHRSLVRLLGCCVELEQPLLVYEYVPNGTLFDRLHGFRLHNWAPLNWLRRLIIAYQTADGLAYLHSSGIPPIYHRDVQSSNILLDERLDAKVTDFGLSRLVESNESEYTHINTSAQGTLGYLDPEYCINLQLTDRSDVYSFGVVLLELSTSKRVIDFNREEENVNLVVYVKKILGEDKLMDTIDPTLKEWASKVELETMQAVANLAAACLDERRQNRPSMREVAEEIEYVMGILDANDSKAEQFTCRSPSQNSFLGLLWSFLVLCVL, encoded by the exons atgg CCACTCTTGGTGCAATCCTGCAACTCATCTTATGTGGAATCGTAGCATATGAAAGACGTCAACTTTTAAAGAGACGAgctaaaa ttttagtgaaGGAACGCGAAGAAATCTTAAATGCCAAAAGCAATGGGAAGTCGGCAAAAATCTTCACAGGCAAGGAGATAAAGAGAGCAACAAACAACTTTTCCAAGGACAATCTACTTGGTTATGGAGGCTTCGGTGAAGTTTTCAGAGGCACTCTCGACGACGGAACAATAGCTGCAGTCAAGCGTGCCAAGCCCGGAAACATGAAGGGCATCGTTCAGCTGCTGAACGAGGTTCGAATTCTTTGCCAGGTGAACCATCGAAGTCTGGTTAGGTTACTCGGATGCTGTGTTGAGCTTGAGCAACCTCTGCTGGTATATGAATACGTCCCGAACGGGACGCTCTTCGACCGCCTTCACGGATTTCGTCTCCACAACTGGGCTCCACTTAATTGGCTGCGCCGCCTCATTATCGCCTACCAGACCGCCGATGGTCTTGCATACCTACATTCTTCCGGTATTCCCCCGATATATCACCGAGACGTGCAATCCAGCAATATTTTGCTGGATGAAAGGCTAGATGCCAAGGTCACTGATTTTGGGCTT TCTAGACTGGTGGAGTCAAACGAAAGCGAGTATACCCACATCAATACCTCTGCTCAAGGGACTCTAGGCTATCTCGATCCTGAATATTGCATCAATCTCCAACTGACCGATAGGAGCGACGTGTACAGTTTCGGTGTCGTTTTGCTGGAGCTCTCGACTTCGAAAAGAGTAATTGATTTTAacagagaagaagaaaatgtgaACCTGGTGGTTTACGTGAAAAAGATTTTGGGTGAAGATAAACTGATGGACACCATTGATCCAACCCTTAAAGAATGGGCTAGCAAAGTGGAGCTGGAGACCATGCAAGCAGTTGCTAATTTAGCAGCAGCATGCTTAGACGAGCGCAGGCAAAACCGACCTTCAATGAGAGAAGTTGCCGAGGAAATTGAGTATGTCATGGGTATTCTCGACGCAAATGATTCAAAAGCAGAGCAATTTACCTGTCGAAGCCCTAGCCAGAATTCATTCCTAGGATTGCTTTGGTCCTTCCTTGTGCTTTGTGTTTTGTAG